A section of the Methanoregula formicica SMSP genome encodes:
- a CDS encoding ATP-binding protein, translating into MTVRDTLLVQQRDLQRALAETYVERDTRIAGSGTSLIKVITGPRRAGKSFFAIHHLARSSDRSFGYVNFDDERLTNLLDYDEIIAAVDSVYNKPKVLLLDEVQNLPEWELFVNRLARQGYDLVITGSNAHLLSAELSTHLTGRYLQTFILPFSFAEFLRLTSRELTMQEKIAALPAYAEGGGYPEPLVKRFSSRDYLATLFDSIVYKDIVKRFRVRSVQGIEDLARYLLSNTASEYSYGSLARITRSKSPMTVQKYLGYLEETFLFFSLPRFSFRVKDQVASNKKIYCSDTGFIAAKAFRFSGNRGKMYENLVAIALWKLQLQGQASVFYWKNAQQEEVDFVIQKGGQVTALIQVCTDLTVEKTRSREIRALLKASRELKCDNLVILSERVEKIETAEWFGMVGTVHYIPLWKWLVGPGDSSGS; encoded by the coding sequence ATGACTGTCCGCGACACTCTTCTTGTCCAGCAGCGTGACCTCCAGAGAGCACTGGCCGAGACATATGTCGAGAGGGATACGAGGATTGCCGGGTCCGGCACGTCTCTCATCAAGGTGATCACCGGCCCGCGCCGGGCCGGAAAGTCGTTCTTCGCCATCCACCACCTTGCCCGGAGCAGCGACCGATCGTTTGGCTATGTCAATTTCGATGACGAGCGGCTCACGAATCTTCTGGATTATGATGAGATCATTGCAGCAGTCGATTCGGTGTACAATAAACCCAAAGTCCTGCTCCTTGACGAAGTCCAGAATCTCCCGGAGTGGGAACTTTTTGTGAACCGCCTCGCCCGCCAGGGATATGACCTCGTGATCACCGGCAGCAATGCACACCTGCTCAGCGCGGAACTCTCAACGCACCTCACCGGCCGCTATCTCCAGACGTTCATCCTCCCCTTCTCCTTTGCCGAGTTCCTCCGGCTCACTTCCCGCGAACTCACCATGCAGGAGAAGATCGCCGCGCTCCCCGCGTATGCTGAGGGTGGGGGGTACCCGGAACCGCTGGTGAAGAGGTTTTCCTCCCGGGATTATCTTGCAACGCTCTTCGACTCTATCGTGTACAAGGATATCGTGAAACGCTTCCGGGTCCGCTCCGTGCAGGGTATCGAGGACCTTGCCCGGTATCTCCTGTCCAATACTGCATCCGAGTACTCCTATGGCTCACTGGCCCGGATCACGCGGAGCAAAAGCCCGATGACCGTGCAGAAATATCTCGGGTACCTTGAGGAGACCTTCCTCTTTTTCTCCCTTCCGCGATTCTCATTCCGGGTGAAGGATCAGGTCGCGTCCAACAAGAAGATCTACTGTTCGGATACCGGCTTTATTGCCGCAAAGGCCTTCCGCTTCTCCGGGAATCGGGGGAAGATGTACGAGAACCTCGTTGCCATCGCGCTCTGGAAGCTCCAGTTGCAGGGGCAGGCCTCGGTCTTTTACTGGAAGAACGCCCAGCAGGAGGAAGTGGACTTTGTCATACAGAAAGGTGGGCAGGTCACAGCCCTCATCCAGGTCTGCACCGATCTTACTGTCGAAAAGACCAGATCCCGCGAGATCCGGGCGCTCCTGAAGGCATCGCGTGAGCTCAAATGCGATAATCTTGTTATCCTGTCTGAGAGAGTGGAGAAGATCGAAACGGCCGAATGGTTTGGGATGGTGGGGACGGTGCACTATATCCCGCTCTGGAAATGGCTGGTGGGACCGGGAGATTCGTCAGGTTCTTGA